In Vespa velutina chromosome 1, iVesVel2.1, whole genome shotgun sequence, the genomic stretch AAGATCTCTTTatgattatgtttttatattaaagacaCAATTCTTCTGTACCGATACTTTTCGTATGTTTGTGTCTGCCGGAGGAGAAGACGTAGAGTTCCATTGGTTTGCTCGGTGATCTTTGATCAGGACAgcattgatttttttgttcgttgcGAGACCAACGTGttgatatatttgtttgtCGAGTAATAGATTCGTTTTTGCTCTTAATGGGTATTTTGGATGATTCTCGCATTGGTACACCTCTATAGAAAGACGGATAACCACTGGAACCTGTTCGTCGCCAATCATATCTGGACAATAGTTcaacgattattaaataatatttcttgtaaaaatcctgaataaagattttacaattgaatttttctatttaatatttgtttatttttttttctttttttttttttttttttttttttttaatataattttaagtaacgagattttataatatgagAAAAGCACCTGAGAATGTACCTAATGGATGCTCGTGTACTTTGCGTCTTGTCGAGATCCATACTGTCGGTCGGTGGACTGATCGGTAATTTTCGAGATCGAAATGGGCATCTCTGTTGAAATTCCCGCTTAAATTTTTcctataatcattttttaaataatgacaACGCTCATTTCCATAATTCATTATCCATAATGTGAATTAAGATTAATGacttacattatatataccataAACGAATGGATTGCAGCAACTATTCGACATGGCTAGCCAATCGCAACAGAACCATATAATGTTTATGTATTGATATCTGCAATAaactatattttatgaaaaatatatgtatcagtgtatgttataaaaattaattaagtttTATATACAGTTGGTATTTAAAGAAGTTTTGGAAAAACAATTTACTCACTGATTTACTTCTGAATAAGTGTATTCCAGTACGTTGTACGATTGTAATGGTAACCAGCATATCGCGAATAATACGACGACAATTACCAACATTTTGATAACCTgcgtttattataaaaaaaaataagtttctttttttatgaaaaacaattcttttttttcctttgttaagCACAAATTTGGAGGTCGGTAATGTTCCATGTATCGATAATGTAgcaaatttctctttcttatcatAAGGgatttagaaaaatgtttccaTTATATGTCATTCAAGGGCTATATTATCGACGAAGTATGGAGCGTTATCTATTTTCAGGCGCGATGCTTAACAAATTAATGCAATAAATggacaaattaattatatagcaTTGAGAATCTTCAAGATACTCGATATTTCATATTGTACATGAAATTCAGtttatagatagatacgtacgtataaaagcgtgaataccttttttttatttttcataaaagcAGCATCACGCGAATCTTCTGCATTTCCAGGCGCTCTGCTGCCCCAAAGTGTCCTAGCCATTCTAGCATACACGACGGATATTATTGAAAGAGGCGTCATGTATTGTAGGAAAACCAATAATGCTCGATACGTTAGCATCGAATTTTCCGACATGTTTTCATTATGGCAGAATGGTTTCAAATGATAACGTCCACctgaaaatatcgaaataagacgttaataaaatatcgatttgttatttatcattcttatccTTCTTTTGATCGATTTAAGATTCGGCTATCTTTCGAAATATAGCTATAGTCCCATAGAAAATCTTATTGAAATGTATTGTGTCTTCGAGATCAgtccattaaaatataatcttgccttaaaaaaaatatttttcgattttgatGTAGCTGACAATGTGATACGTAGGGAGACCATGATCTTTCGCGGTAGCTATTACAATGATATTAGGATCAACTCGATACCTTTAAATGGATCTTTTAAGGACAACATGATCTTGTTACGCAATGCGATACTCTATTGGTATTATAGACTACCTATCAAAATTTTCCTTGCGTTATACTTTTCTtacatattacttatatattatatcctgCGTATGTTATTTATTCCATTGTAAGCTGGAAAAATCTAGTAAACAtgtataatttctctttatctctctctctctctctatatatatatatatatatatatatgtatatatatatatatatatatatatatatatcactttcattatttttctcattatttttctcgacgttctgtaacataattaaaagagtgcttcgtaattaaaataaaaataaatagatagacagatatagggatagagataaatggatagatagatagatagatagagagagagagagaaagtagttagaaaaaagagaggaaaggcgCGGTATGTATGTAGATTCGTTGACGTCTTCTACGCATAAAAGGTGGAGTCAGTTTTTATGAGCGATATTCATGGCACAcacttctctttttaatagatGTTACGTGGATGGAAATAAGACTATTGTTTTTACGAGACAATTAACGGGGAATTACGGATAATGGGGAGaaggatatttttaaaagttaaatcaaatatttgagctttcttttttatttgttcatttttatcggGGAATGAAAAAGACATACTCGATGCGACCGATTAAAAGAGCAATTTCTGGCGGTCTTTTAATTTAGCACAAGTTCAAATCTCAATGTATAGAGAAAATCGACCTGTTCTCCTAATGAGCTTGCATTCTCTTCTGTTCAATGCGCTTGTAACCTTCATTAtccgttataataattctaagtATACCATGCGCTATATTCTTGTCTATTATACACTTTGATGCagttaaacattataaattcatAGTATAAGATCGATTTGTTCCTTGTATTTTtgtggaaaatataaaaagcacTCTCTCGGCATTTTCTACAAGCGATTCGTCAATAAATCGAACGGGAACACCGCAATAgtaatgtacatatgtacttagTCTCTTTGAGGTTGTTCGAGGACTCGAGTAGTGATCGATTGTCCTCTCGTAAATTGGTTGGATTAGTAGAAAGTTATTATGAACGAAGAGTATACTCGATAtccaatttgttttttttttttccatgacAATTTCCGTGATCATCCTTTTGTATTATTGTAGTcgaatcgatagaaaataacaTTCTGATTGTTCATTATCTATAAATTAGCTCGTATACTAGATCGATAGTCCGGATGTTATTGTTAGGAAGATGAAATCG encodes the following:
- the LOC124955992 gene encoding neuropeptide Y receptor type 1-like isoform X1 — protein: MNDSWLSYEDLEDWSLNNSFWIYKNGSYGENDEDLYDVPTSVTVILSICYGSISVLAIVGNSLVMWVVTTTRRMQNMTNFFIANLALADIIIGLFVIPFQFQAALLQRWNLPHFMCAFCPFVRILCVNVSVFTLTAIAVDRHRAILKPLSASPTKLKARIIIAGIWMLATALATPMALALRVIMIPENMTSGRYHLKPFCHNENMSENSMLTYRALLVFLQYMTPLSIISVVYARMARTLWGSRAPGNAEDSRDAAFMKNKKKVIKMLVIVVVLFAICWLPLQSYNVLEYTYSEVNQYQYINIIWFCCDWLAMSNSCCNPFVYGIYNEKFKREFQQRCPFRSRKLPISPPTDSMDLDKTQSTRASIRYILRYDWRRTGSSGYPSFYRGVPMRESSKIPIKSKNESITRQTNISTRWSRNEQKNQCCPDQRSPSKPMELYVFSSGRHKHTKSIGTEELCL
- the LOC124955992 gene encoding neuropeptide Y receptor type 1-like isoform X3 → MNDSWLSYEDLEDWSLNNSFWIYKNGSYGENDEDLYDVPTSVTVILSICYGSISVLAIVGNSLVMWVVTTTRRMQNMTNFFIANLALADIIIGLFVIPFQFQAALLQRWNLPHFMCAFCPFVRILCVNVSVFTLTAIAVDRHRAILKPLSASPTKLKARIIIAGIWMLATALATPMALALRVIMIPENMTSGRYHLKPFCHNENMSENSMLTYRALLVFLQYMTPLSIISVVYARMARTLWGSRAPGNAEDSRDAAFMKNKKKVIKMLVIVVVLFAICWLPLQSYNVLEYTYSEVNQYQYINIIWFCCDWLAMSNSCCNPFVYGIYNEKFKREFQQRCPFRSRKLPISPPTDSMDLDKTQSTRASIRYDWRRTGSSGYPSFYRGVPMRESSKIPIKSKNESITRQTNISTRWSRNEQKNQCCPDQRSPSKPMELYVFSSGRHKHTKSIGTEELCL
- the LOC124955992 gene encoding neuropeptide Y receptor type 1-like isoform X2; the protein is MNDSWLSYEDLEDWSLNNSFWIYKNGSYGENDDLYDVPTSVTVILSICYGSISVLAIVGNSLVMWVVTTTRRMQNMTNFFIANLALADIIIGLFVIPFQFQAALLQRWNLPHFMCAFCPFVRILCVNVSVFTLTAIAVDRHRAILKPLSASPTKLKARIIIAGIWMLATALATPMALALRVIMIPENMTSGRYHLKPFCHNENMSENSMLTYRALLVFLQYMTPLSIISVVYARMARTLWGSRAPGNAEDSRDAAFMKNKKKVIKMLVIVVVLFAICWLPLQSYNVLEYTYSEVNQYQYINIIWFCCDWLAMSNSCCNPFVYGIYNEKFKREFQQRCPFRSRKLPISPPTDSMDLDKTQSTRASIRYILRYDWRRTGSSGYPSFYRGVPMRESSKIPIKSKNESITRQTNISTRWSRNEQKNQCCPDQRSPSKPMELYVFSSGRHKHTKSIGTEELCL